One window of the Staphylococcus equorum genome contains the following:
- a CDS encoding class I SAM-dependent methyltransferase, with translation MDKKQIVNYWDKRAESFSKDKQAELESSHATAWLKEIEAITRLRDGLKVLDIGTGAGFLAIICAQQGAEVSGIDLAPDMIQSAKQNAQQLNQNIQFKVMDAEHLNYENETFDVVIARNVTWLMPNTQATYKEWLRVLKPNGHLINIDGNYGKDSFINYGDISTDHAHNTLGDEMLQESEIIKQSIPINHQSRPRYDINILKQLGYQNIHLDTGVYARVYKEQDAFYNPTPIFLISVSKPMT, from the coding sequence ATGGATAAAAAACAAATTGTAAATTATTGGGATAAACGTGCCGAGTCTTTTAGTAAAGATAAACAGGCCGAATTAGAAAGTAGTCATGCAACAGCTTGGTTGAAAGAGATAGAAGCAATTACTCGATTAAGAGATGGTTTAAAAGTCTTAGACATAGGTACAGGTGCTGGTTTTCTAGCAATCATATGTGCACAACAAGGCGCTGAAGTATCAGGTATTGATCTTGCTCCTGATATGATTCAATCTGCAAAACAGAATGCACAACAATTAAATCAAAATATACAATTTAAAGTCATGGATGCAGAACATCTAAATTATGAAAATGAAACTTTTGATGTCGTTATCGCTCGAAATGTGACATGGTTAATGCCTAACACACAAGCTACTTACAAAGAGTGGTTACGTGTGTTAAAACCAAATGGTCATCTTATTAATATAGATGGTAACTATGGCAAAGATTCCTTTATTAATTACGGGGATATCTCAACAGATCACGCACATAACACACTGGGAGATGAGATGTTGCAGGAAAGCGAAATCATCAAACAAAGCATACCTATTAATCATCAATCAAGACCACGATATGACATAAACATCTTAAAACAGTTAGGATATCAAAACATTCATCTTGATACTGGTGTTTATGCTCGAGTATATAAAGAACAAGATGCTTTTTATAATCCAACACCTATATTTTTAATATCAGTCTCTAAACCTATGACCTAG
- a CDS encoding PTS transporter subunit IIC, with translation MKNYLHRWVIEALSFMALGLFGSLIIGLILDTIGSQTLLPQLDLTFLTEIGKVAMSVTGAAIGVAIAYGLGAKPLVVFSCVIVGTLGYTTFEGGPVGAYIATLIVVELSRLYAGKTKIDIIITPLLTIIIGGFIAKSFGPALNQFMTGLGKIINAATEQQPFIMGILVAVIFGLALTAPISSAALALMLDLSGLAAGAATIGCAAQMVGFAVNGFKDNGWGGILSVGIGTSMLQVPNIIKHPMILLPPTLASAIVAPIMTTLFPMTNNAAGAGMGTSGFIGQIMTINTMGGSLQVWMLILVFHILLPAAISFSLYKLCLNKQWIKPGDQLIHIAN, from the coding sequence ATGAAGAATTATTTACATAGGTGGGTCATAGAAGCACTCAGTTTTATGGCTTTAGGATTATTCGGATCGTTAATTATCGGGTTAATTTTGGATACAATAGGTAGTCAAACATTACTACCTCAATTAGACTTAACATTTTTAACTGAAATAGGTAAGGTTGCCATGTCTGTGACAGGTGCAGCGATAGGTGTTGCAATTGCATATGGATTAGGTGCAAAACCACTCGTTGTTTTTTCTTGTGTCATTGTAGGAACATTGGGGTATACCACTTTTGAAGGTGGTCCTGTGGGGGCATATATTGCTACTTTAATCGTAGTTGAACTGAGTAGATTATATGCAGGAAAAACAAAAATCGATATTATTATAACGCCCTTACTAACAATTATTATTGGTGGTTTCATTGCAAAAAGCTTTGGTCCAGCGCTCAATCAATTTATGACTGGCTTAGGCAAAATCATCAACGCTGCTACTGAGCAACAACCATTCATAATGGGGATTCTCGTAGCTGTCATCTTCGGTTTAGCTTTAACGGCGCCTATTTCTAGTGCTGCACTTGCACTTATGCTTGATTTAAGTGGATTAGCTGCCGGAGCGGCGACAATTGGTTGCGCAGCTCAAATGGTTGGATTTGCAGTCAATGGCTTTAAAGACAATGGCTGGGGCGGTATATTATCCGTTGGAATTGGTACAAGCATGTTACAAGTTCCAAATATTATTAAGCACCCTATGATACTCTTACCTCCAACACTTGCGAGTGCAATTGTTGCACCTATCATGACAACATTGTTCCCTATGACGAATAATGCTGCTGGTGCCGGTATGGGAACAAGTGGATTCATCGGTCAAATTATGACTATTAATACGATGGGTGGCTCACTACAAGTTTGGATGTTAATCCTTGTATTCCACATCCTCTTACCTGCAGCTATTAGTTTTTCATTATATAAACTATGTTTAAATAAGCAATGGATTAAACCTGGAGATCAACTTATCCATATCGCTAACTAA
- a CDS encoding APC family permease has translation MKSEFNKSMSIVDVLFLAIGAMLGWGWVVLSGEWVSTAGFVGSIIAFLIGGFLVIVIGLTYAELAAAIPETGGGFVFVKKAFSSGIAFISGWSVLFGYVSVITFEAVALPTVIDYVIPFQHQGLLWNIAGWDVYLTWVLIGSVGSIILTSLNYFGVKPAAIIQTVFTIFIVGVGLLLVFGAGFNGNFNNLQPFENGVGGTMSVLMMIPFLFVGFDVIPQIAEEVKAPAKKIGGILIFSIIASVIFYLLIVFGVSTGLSPQALTTSSLATADAMVNLFGHSGFGILLVLGGVAGIITSWNAFIIGGSRILYAMAKNKMIPQWFAYIHPKFKTPTHGILFLGVLAFVAPLLGRPALQWIVNAGGIGVVLGYLLVAISFLKLRKTQPELERPYRIKNGKAVGIIAIVLSVLFLIIYLPGMPSSLAWPSEWLIVLVWYFIAFVLYFTQKRNVVSSEQVPIQEDR, from the coding sequence ATGAAATCAGAATTTAATAAATCAATGAGTATTGTTGATGTCTTGTTTCTTGCTATCGGCGCCATGCTTGGATGGGGATGGGTCGTATTATCAGGAGAATGGGTTTCAACAGCAGGTTTTGTAGGAAGTATTATTGCATTTTTAATAGGTGGATTTTTAGTTATTGTGATAGGACTTACATATGCAGAGTTAGCTGCAGCTATTCCTGAAACAGGAGGCGGATTTGTTTTTGTGAAAAAAGCATTTTCTTCGGGGATTGCTTTTATATCCGGCTGGTCGGTACTTTTTGGCTATGTCTCTGTAATAACATTCGAAGCGGTTGCTTTGCCAACTGTGATAGATTATGTAATTCCGTTTCAGCATCAAGGGTTATTGTGGAATATCGCAGGATGGGATGTTTATCTGACATGGGTACTCATCGGTTCTGTAGGAAGTATCATCTTAACGTCACTTAATTACTTCGGCGTTAAGCCAGCAGCGATTATACAAACAGTGTTTACAATATTTATCGTTGGAGTAGGATTACTACTTGTGTTTGGTGCAGGGTTTAATGGTAACTTTAATAATTTACAACCATTTGAAAATGGTGTTGGTGGTACAATGTCTGTCTTAATGATGATTCCTTTCTTATTTGTGGGATTTGACGTCATACCGCAAATAGCTGAAGAAGTAAAAGCACCAGCTAAAAAAATTGGTGGTATTTTAATTTTTTCTATTATTGCGTCAGTCATATTTTATTTATTGATTGTTTTTGGTGTATCCACAGGACTATCTCCACAAGCATTGACGACAAGTAGCTTAGCTACAGCTGATGCGATGGTCAATTTATTCGGTCATAGTGGTTTCGGTATCTTGCTAGTACTTGGTGGTGTCGCCGGTATTATTACGAGTTGGAATGCTTTCATTATTGGTGGTAGCAGAATATTATATGCCATGGCCAAAAATAAGATGATTCCTCAATGGTTTGCTTATATACATCCCAAGTTTAAAACACCTACACACGGTATTTTATTCTTAGGTGTACTTGCATTTGTTGCACCATTATTAGGTAGACCTGCACTTCAGTGGATTGTTAATGCAGGGGGTATAGGTGTTGTATTAGGTTACTTACTCGTGGCTATTTCATTCCTTAAGTTACGTAAAACACAGCCAGAGTTAGAACGCCCTTATCGTATTAAGAATGGTAAAGCAGTCGGTATAATTGCAATTGTATTAAGTGTGTTATTCTTAATCATATACTTGCCTGGCATGCCATCATCATTGGCTTGGCCATCAGAATGGTTGATTGTCTTAGTTTGGTATTTCATTGCATTTGTACTCTATTTTACACAAAAGAGAAATGTTGTGAGTAGTGAGCAAGTACCAATACAAGAAGATAGGTAA
- the betB gene encoding betaine-aldehyde dehydrogenase — MELLNQLSRRQYIDGEWVNSSNEETRKIINPYNQEVIFEVAEGTSEDSERAILAARNAFEGSEWSQETSESRGKKVGAIADLIVEHREELARLETLDTGKTLEESYADMDDIANVFNYFAGLADKDGGEIIDSPIPNTESKVIKEPVGVVTQITPWNYPLLQASWKIAPALVTGCTLVMKPSEITPLTTIRVFELMAEVGFPKGVINLVLGKGSEVGEPLSSHKEVDLVSFTGGIQTGKHIMKQAANHVTNVALELGGKNPNIIFDDADFDLAVDQALNGGFFHAGQVCSAGARILVHNDIKDKFEAALIERIKNIKLGDGFNPETEMGPVISAEHREKIEKYMEVAKSENATIAIGGKRPEREDLQDGFFFEPTVITDCDTSMRIVQEEVFGPVVTIEGFSTEAEAIELANDSIYGLAGGVFTSDIGKAERVVNKLKMGTVWINDFHPYFAQAPWGGYKQSGIGRELGKEGLAEYQVEKHILRNTNPEPVNWFGKQ; from the coding sequence ATGGAACTTTTAAATCAATTATCTCGTCGTCAATATATTGATGGTGAGTGGGTAAATAGCTCGAACGAAGAAACAAGAAAAATTATTAATCCATATAACCAAGAAGTCATTTTTGAAGTCGCAGAAGGTACTTCGGAAGATAGTGAACGTGCCATTTTAGCTGCGAGAAATGCATTTGAAGGTAGCGAATGGTCTCAAGAAACAAGTGAATCTAGAGGCAAAAAAGTTGGCGCAATTGCTGACTTAATCGTTGAACACCGTGAAGAATTAGCAAGACTTGAAACATTAGATACAGGTAAAACATTAGAAGAATCTTATGCGGACATGGACGACATTGCGAATGTATTTAATTATTTTGCTGGTTTAGCAGATAAAGATGGTGGCGAAATAATAGATTCACCAATCCCTAATACTGAAAGTAAAGTGATAAAAGAACCAGTAGGCGTTGTCACACAAATCACACCTTGGAACTATCCTTTACTACAAGCTTCATGGAAGATTGCTCCAGCATTAGTTACAGGCTGTACGCTTGTTATGAAGCCGAGTGAAATCACACCGCTAACAACAATTCGTGTATTTGAATTGATGGCGGAAGTGGGGTTCCCTAAAGGTGTAATTAACTTAGTCTTAGGTAAAGGTTCAGAAGTAGGAGAGCCGTTATCATCGCATAAAGAAGTAGACTTAGTATCTTTCACAGGTGGTATTCAAACAGGAAAACATATTATGAAACAAGCTGCTAATCACGTAACGAATGTTGCATTAGAGCTTGGTGGTAAAAATCCTAATATTATTTTCGATGATGCTGATTTTGATCTTGCAGTCGATCAAGCTTTGAATGGTGGGTTTTTCCATGCAGGACAAGTATGTTCTGCTGGGGCAAGAATCTTAGTACACAACGATATCAAAGATAAATTTGAAGCAGCATTAATTGAAAGAATTAAAAATATTAAATTAGGTGATGGATTTAATCCAGAAACCGAAATGGGTCCAGTTATTTCAGCTGAGCACAGAGAAAAAATCGAAAAATATATGGAAGTTGCAAAATCGGAAAACGCAACAATTGCGATTGGCGGTAAAAGACCAGAACGTGAAGACTTACAAGATGGTTTCTTTTTTGAACCAACTGTCATTACAGATTGTGATACTTCAATGCGTATTGTACAAGAAGAAGTGTTTGGTCCAGTTGTAACAATTGAAGGCTTTTCAACAGAAGCAGAAGCAATCGAACTAGCAAATGATTCAATTTATGGTTTAGCAGGTGGCGTATTCACTTCAGATATCGGTAAAGCTGAACGTGTTGTTAATAAATTGAAAATGGGTACGGTTTGGATTAATGACTTCCATCCATACTTTGCACAAGCACCATGGGGCGGTTATAAACAATCAGGCATTGGTAGAGAACTTGGTAAAGAAGGTTTAGCAGAATATCAAGTTGAGAAACATATTCTACGTAATACGAACCCAGAGCCAGTAAATTGGTTTGGTAAACAATAG
- a CDS encoding BCCT family transporter: MKKNKVMDWTTFIGSSVILLIAVIPMMVFPKASQDIITKMNEAVVSTIGSVYLFIGLAILIFVLYIAFGKYGNVTLGKSTDKPEFNNFSWAAMLFCAGIASDILYWGVIEWAFYYQDPPHGGKGMTDSALNYATMYGMFHWGPIAWATFVLPALCIGYLIFVKKKPVFKISQTLRPILKSQTDGFIGQVTDIIFIFGLLGGAATSLALGVPMITAGIERLTGLDGDSMVMRGAILFIITALFAYSSYSGLKKGIKVLSDGNVILSFVLLGFVLIVGPTVFIMETTITGMGNMVKNFFQMATWIEPFGGIGGRKETNFPQDWTIFYWSWWIVYAPFIGLFIARISKGRTMKEVVLGTIIYGTLGCMLFFGIFGNYAVYLQITGAFDVVQNLNTHGTEATIIEVLHQLPFPNLVIILFLISAVLFLATTFDSGSYILAAASQKKVVGEPLKANRLYWAFALCLLPFALMLVGGERSLEVLKTASLLASVPVLIVFVMMMISFLRTLNEDRLKLERRADKYKEVERRSLRITQVREKKNDDNL; this comes from the coding sequence TTGAAAAAGAATAAAGTAATGGATTGGACGACCTTTATAGGGTCTTCCGTAATTTTATTAATTGCAGTAATTCCTATGATGGTTTTTCCAAAGGCCAGTCAAGATATTATTACGAAAATGAATGAAGCTGTGGTAAGTACAATTGGTTCAGTATATTTATTTATTGGATTGGCAATTTTAATATTTGTTTTGTACATTGCATTTGGAAAATATGGAAATGTGACATTAGGTAAATCTACAGATAAACCTGAATTCAATAATTTTAGTTGGGCAGCAATGCTGTTCTGTGCTGGTATTGCTTCAGATATTTTATATTGGGGCGTTATTGAATGGGCCTTTTACTATCAAGACCCGCCACACGGTGGTAAAGGAATGACGGATAGTGCTTTAAACTACGCTACAATGTATGGCATGTTCCACTGGGGTCCTATCGCTTGGGCAACATTCGTACTGCCAGCGTTATGTATTGGTTATCTTATATTCGTGAAGAAAAAACCAGTGTTTAAAATCAGCCAAACGTTACGACCTATCTTAAAAAGTCAGACAGATGGTTTTATTGGACAAGTTACTGATATTATATTTATCTTCGGTTTACTTGGAGGCGCTGCAACATCACTCGCACTTGGCGTACCGATGATTACAGCAGGTATAGAAAGATTAACCGGTTTAGACGGAGATAGTATGGTCATGCGTGGTGCGATTCTATTTATCATAACTGCACTTTTTGCATACAGTTCTTATTCTGGATTGAAAAAAGGTATAAAAGTATTAAGTGACGGGAACGTTATTTTGTCATTTGTTTTACTCGGATTTGTACTGATTGTTGGTCCAACTGTGTTTATTATGGAAACAACAATAACAGGTATGGGTAATATGGTAAAAAACTTCTTCCAAATGGCGACATGGATAGAACCATTCGGAGGTATCGGTGGACGTAAGGAAACGAACTTCCCACAAGATTGGACAATATTCTATTGGTCATGGTGGATTGTATATGCACCGTTTATAGGGTTGTTTATTGCTCGAATTTCTAAAGGGCGAACTATGAAAGAAGTCGTTCTAGGTACGATAATATACGGTACTTTAGGCTGTATGTTGTTCTTTGGTATTTTCGGTAACTATGCAGTTTACTTACAAATAACTGGAGCGTTTGATGTTGTTCAGAATTTAAACACACATGGTACAGAAGCAACTATAATTGAAGTGTTGCATCAATTACCATTCCCTAATTTAGTTATTATTTTATTCTTGATTTCTGCGGTACTGTTCTTAGCAACGACTTTTGATTCTGGATCTTATATTTTAGCAGCAGCATCTCAGAAAAAAGTGGTTGGAGAACCTTTAAAAGCAAACCGTTTATATTGGGCATTCGCATTATGTTTATTACCATTTGCATTAATGCTAGTTGGTGGTGAGCGATCATTGGAAGTGTTAAAAACAGCTTCCTTACTTGCTAGTGTGCCAGTACTCATTGTCTTCGTCATGATGATGATTTCCTTCTTACGGACATTAAATGAGGATCGACTCAAACTTGAGCGTCGTGCGGATAAATATAAAGAAGTAGAAAGACGCTCACTGAGAATTACACAAGTGAGAGAAAAGAAAAATGACGACAACTTATAG
- the cudC gene encoding choline uptake/conversion transcriptional regulator CudC, translated as MVHSNNPDKQLDEAKDIVINAIGETMDLYGINRSVGNLFGTMLFEDSMTLDEMREQLQMSKPSMSAGVKRLQEFDLVKQQFTRGSRKQHFIAEKDFFNFFSNFFTRKWKREIVINSEAVYDSVAILDKVINDKNADAATKTEASEVKAQLIDTLPYYDWLDNLGQAIESGEIFKYFPIPENKK; from the coding sequence GTGGTACATTCAAACAACCCTGATAAGCAATTGGATGAAGCAAAAGACATCGTTATCAATGCAATTGGTGAAACGATGGACTTATACGGGATTAACAGAAGTGTAGGTAATTTATTTGGTACTATGCTCTTTGAAGACAGCATGACATTAGATGAAATGCGTGAACAACTACAAATGAGCAAACCTAGCATGAGTGCTGGAGTAAAAAGGCTCCAAGAATTCGATCTTGTCAAACAACAGTTTACACGCGGCAGTAGAAAACAACATTTCATTGCTGAAAAAGACTTTTTCAATTTCTTTAGTAACTTCTTTACCCGCAAATGGAAAAGAGAAATTGTAATTAACTCTGAGGCTGTTTATGATTCAGTAGCTATACTTGATAAGGTCATCAACGACAAAAATGCTGATGCAGCGACTAAGACAGAAGCTAGCGAAGTCAAAGCACAATTAATCGATACATTACCCTACTATGATTGGTTAGATAATTTAGGCCAAGCAATCGAAAGTGGAGAAATATTTAAATACTTCCCAATTCCCGAAAATAAGAAATAA
- a CDS encoding fructose bisphosphate aldolase: MNKEQFDKVKNGKGFIAALDQSGGSTPKALKDYGVTEDQYDSEDEMFKLVHDMRTRIVSSPSFSADKIIGAILFEQTMDREVDGKHTGDYLADKGVVPFLKVDKGLDEQKDGVQLMKPMPDLDALLSRANEHKIFGTKMRSNILELNKDGIDLVVKQQFDVAKQIISAGLVPIIEPEVNINAENKAEIEAYLADSILEELNKLNDDQLVMLKLSIPTKANQYQTLIDHANVVRVVALSGGYSREHANEVLKQNKDLIASFSRALINDLNVNQSDEEFDKILGETIESIYDASVNKA; this comes from the coding sequence ATGAATAAAGAACAATTTGATAAAGTGAAAAATGGTAAAGGTTTCATTGCTGCATTAGATCAAAGTGGTGGTAGTACACCAAAAGCGCTTAAAGATTACGGCGTTACTGAAGATCAATACGATAGCGAAGATGAAATGTTCAAACTCGTTCATGACATGCGTACACGTATTGTATCATCACCTTCATTCAGTGCTGATAAAATTATTGGTGCAATTCTTTTCGAACAAACGATGGATCGCGAAGTAGACGGTAAACATACTGGAGATTACTTAGCAGATAAAGGCGTTGTTCCCTTCTTAAAAGTTGATAAAGGTTTAGACGAACAAAAAGATGGCGTTCAATTAATGAAACCTATGCCAGATTTAGATGCTTTATTAAGTCGTGCCAATGAACACAAAATTTTTGGTACGAAAATGCGTTCTAATATTTTAGAACTAAACAAAGATGGTATTGATTTAGTGGTAAAACAACAATTTGATGTTGCTAAACAAATTATCTCTGCTGGATTAGTTCCAATCATTGAACCAGAAGTTAATATTAATGCTGAAAATAAAGCAGAAATTGAAGCATATTTAGCTGACTCAATCTTAGAAGAACTAAACAAATTAAACGATGATCAACTTGTGATGTTAAAACTATCTATCCCTACAAAAGCTAACCAATACCAAACACTTATTGACCATGCTAATGTTGTACGTGTTGTTGCACTATCAGGTGGATACAGTAGAGAACATGCAAACGAAGTCCTTAAACAAAACAAAGATTTAATTGCTAGCTTCTCACGTGCACTTATTAATGATTTAAATGTAAATCAATCAGATGAAGAATTTGATAAAATCTTAGGTGAAACAATCGAATCTATTTATGACGCTTCAGTCAATAAAGCCTAA
- a CDS encoding DUF488 family protein yields the protein MSEIYTIGHANHSEQQFIDMLQQFNIEVIVDVRAYRGSKRNPQFNEENMRKWLTEANIEYQYNTLLGGRRKASESVGRTINEAWNNESFHNYADYTLTKDFQEGINALEVLGDSKRVAYMCSEPHPARCHRLIVSNWLTAHKWSVHHIMLDNEQQIIQQQHELGQWGALPIIEDDGYIVYPEIDEGN from the coding sequence ATGTCGGAAATATATACGATAGGTCACGCGAATCATTCGGAACAGCAATTTATAGATATGCTTCAACAATTTAATATAGAGGTCATTGTGGATGTACGTGCGTATAGAGGGAGTAAACGCAATCCTCAATTTAATGAAGAGAATATGAGAAAATGGCTCACTGAAGCAAACATTGAATATCAATATAATACGTTGTTAGGTGGTAGAAGAAAAGCCTCTGAAAGTGTAGGTAGAACAATAAATGAAGCATGGAATAATGAGTCTTTCCATAATTACGCTGATTATACTTTGACGAAAGACTTTCAAGAAGGAATCAATGCATTAGAAGTGTTAGGGGATTCAAAACGTGTAGCATACATGTGTTCAGAACCTCATCCAGCGCGATGTCATAGATTAATTGTGAGTAATTGGCTAACTGCTCACAAATGGTCTGTACATCATATTATGCTTGATAACGAACAACAAATTATTCAGCAACAGCATGAATTAGGACAATGGGGTGCTTTGCCGATTATAGAAGATGATGGATACATTGTTTATCCTGAAATTGATGAAGGTAATTAG
- a CDS encoding ABC transporter substrate-binding protein yields the protein MNRKYSILSGIVLSATLLTACSSNNTASNSEDKELTKEEKLVTDQTNREVKIKKDPDSIVVGGIMPYFSAWFVGTNSTKEIKGLHPNAYNAAENSMLAKISPDIKKTSTEFVKNGDINIEELSKINPDVYFELASEKKTLDKVAESGIPTIGLDTVNDEDDDPLTTFNSWLEITSEIKGGKTSERTDNFMQEGEKSQKMIDESLKDTKKSKKPKVLFLHQHSDNSIVVAGSNFHSEKWIKATGGVDIVGEDGVEGQKEVNMEQIYKWNPDKIYITNFTETQPEDLIENKTDGQDWSQVKAVKDKEVYKVPLGIYRWFPPNGDAPLMLKWMAQHNHPDKFKYNMKDEIKSYYQKFYDYELSDKDVELILHPSSDAAKY from the coding sequence ATGAATAGAAAATATAGTATCCTATCTGGGATTGTATTATCAGCTACATTACTTACTGCATGCAGTTCAAACAATACAGCGAGTAATTCAGAAGATAAAGAATTAACGAAAGAGGAAAAACTTGTTACCGATCAAACAAACCGTGAAGTGAAGATTAAAAAAGATCCGGATAGTATTGTAGTAGGGGGCATAATGCCTTATTTTTCTGCTTGGTTTGTAGGGACGAATTCTACTAAAGAAATAAAAGGATTACATCCAAATGCCTACAATGCTGCAGAAAATTCAATGCTAGCTAAAATATCTCCTGATATTAAAAAAACATCTACTGAATTTGTTAAAAACGGTGATATAAATATAGAAGAATTATCTAAAATCAATCCAGATGTCTACTTTGAACTTGCATCTGAAAAGAAAACCTTAGATAAAGTTGCAGAAAGTGGTATACCTACAATTGGTCTTGATACTGTAAATGATGAAGATGATGATCCATTGACTACATTTAACAGTTGGTTAGAAATAACTTCAGAAATCAAAGGTGGTAAAACAAGTGAGAGAACTGATAATTTTATGCAAGAGGGTGAAAAATCTCAAAAAATGATTGATGAAAGCTTAAAAGACACAAAAAAATCAAAGAAACCCAAAGTTTTATTTCTACATCAGCACTCAGATAATTCTATCGTTGTAGCTGGATCAAATTTCCATAGTGAAAAATGGATTAAAGCAACTGGCGGAGTTGATATAGTTGGAGAAGATGGCGTAGAAGGACAAAAAGAAGTCAATATGGAACAAATTTATAAATGGAATCCGGATAAAATCTATATTACTAATTTCACTGAAACACAACCAGAAGATTTGATTGAAAATAAAACGGATGGTCAAGATTGGAGCCAAGTGAAGGCAGTGAAAGACAAAGAAGTTTATAAGGTACCTTTAGGTATTTATCGTTGGTTCCCACCAAATGGCGATGCTCCATTAATGTTGAAATGGATGGCACAACATAACCATCCTGATAAATTTAAATATAATATGAAAGATGAGATTAAATCATATTATCAAAAATTTTACGATTATGAATTATCGGACAAAGATGTAGAGTTAATTTTACATCCATCATCTGATGCTGCAAAATATTAA
- a CDS encoding NAD-dependent succinate-semialdehyde dehydrogenase, with protein sequence MEQLEVYNPATNEVVERLDYTTHEEIDAQINRAHQAFQEWKVVDAHERASKLNQWATLIDEHQDELARLITLEGGKPLAEAQGEVAYANSYVKWYAEEAKRVYGRTIPAHTPSKKMVIDKFPVGVVGAITPWNFPAAMITRKMAPALAAGCTIICKPAVKTPLTTIKLVELAHEAGIPKDAISYIIASGKDAGDIFTGHGQINKITFTGSTAVGKTLIEQSAQTVKNVTMELGGLAPFIVHNDVDIEAAVDGTIASKFRNAGQTCICANRIFVHKDIAEQYTARLTEKVHALTVGDGLEEEVKIGPLIDHNAVEKVLTHITDAQDKGGKLSRSLEEIQALGGNFLKPVVISNVDLNMKVMHEETFGPVAPIMTYDDLDEVIDIANDTEFGLASYFFTNNYRTGLKLFNELEYGVIGWNDGGPSAAHAPFGGLKESGYGREGGTEGIEPYLETKYLSIET encoded by the coding sequence TAGTTGAACGTTTAGATTACACGACGCATGAGGAGATTGATGCACAGATAAACCGTGCTCATCAAGCTTTTCAAGAATGGAAAGTTGTAGATGCACATGAACGTGCTAGTAAATTAAACCAATGGGCTACACTTATAGATGAACACCAAGATGAACTTGCACGTCTGATTACCCTTGAAGGTGGTAAACCTTTAGCTGAAGCTCAAGGGGAAGTAGCTTATGCGAATTCTTATGTGAAATGGTATGCAGAAGAAGCGAAACGTGTCTATGGACGTACAATTCCGGCCCATACACCTTCTAAGAAAATGGTTATAGATAAATTTCCAGTTGGTGTGGTTGGAGCAATTACACCTTGGAATTTTCCAGCAGCAATGATTACGCGTAAAATGGCACCAGCTTTAGCAGCAGGATGTACAATCATTTGTAAGCCAGCAGTGAAGACACCTTTAACTACAATCAAATTAGTAGAACTTGCACATGAAGCGGGTATTCCGAAAGATGCGATATCTTATATTATTGCATCAGGTAAAGATGCGGGTGATATATTTACTGGACATGGCCAAATTAATAAAATAACGTTTACTGGATCGACAGCCGTTGGTAAAACATTAATTGAACAATCAGCACAAACAGTTAAAAATGTAACGATGGAACTTGGAGGTCTTGCACCGTTTATTGTACATAATGATGTAGATATTGAAGCAGCCGTTGATGGGACGATTGCTTCTAAGTTCAGAAATGCTGGACAAACATGCATATGTGCAAACCGTATCTTTGTACATAAAGATATAGCGGAACAATATACAGCAAGACTAACTGAAAAAGTACATGCACTCACAGTAGGTGATGGTTTAGAGGAAGAAGTTAAAATAGGTCCTCTAATAGATCACAATGCTGTCGAGAAAGTGTTAACACATATTACGGATGCACAAGACAAAGGTGGCAAGTTATCTCGTAGTTTAGAAGAGATCCAAGCATTAGGTGGCAATTTCTTAAAACCAGTAGTAATTTCTAATGTAGATTTGAACATGAAAGTGATGCATGAAGAAACATTTGGACCTGTGGCACCAATCATGACCTATGATGATTTAGATGAAGTGATAGACATTGCAAATGATACTGAATTTGGGTTAGCTTCATATTTCTTCACAAATAATTATCGTACTGGATTGAAATTATTTAATGAATTAGAGTACGGCGTCATTGGATGGAACGACGGTGGCCCTTCTGCAGCACACGCACCTTTTGGTGGTTTGAAAGAAAGTGGTTATGGTCGAGAAGGCGGTACAGAAGGAATTGAACCATATTTAGAAACTAAATATCTATCAATAGAAACTTAG